One Candidatus Bathyarchaeota archaeon genomic region harbors:
- a CDS encoding RNA-protein complex protein Nop10 produces MRWRIRRCKTCGEYTLKENCLRCNGETYIPHPARFSPKDSYVKYRRRPGGDDRPNPPSQ; encoded by the coding sequence ATGAGATGGAGAATACGGCGGTGTAAAACGTGCGGCGAGTATACGTTGAAGGAGAACTGCCTTAGGTGTAACGGTGAAACCTACATACCCCATCCCGCACGCTTCTCACCAAAGGACAGTTACGTAAAGTATAGGAGAAGACCGGGCGGGGATGACCGTCCCAATCCACCCAGCCAATAA
- a CDS encoding translation initiation factor IF-2 subunit alpha: protein MSREPEDVRDGYPEVGDLIIGTVKRIVGYGAYVSLDEYPGKEGLIHISEVSTKWVRNIKDHLREGEKLVLKVLRVDPSRGQIDLSLRRVTGREKVEKMLEWKREKKASSILKAAAEQLGGSFNLEELKEKLLSKYASVYEALEEAVEEGEKAFRGLELPKEWVQALAELAKAKIKLEESKVTATIELTCITPDGIDAIKESLMKAKEVKKPRRARIRAYTIGSPKYRIEAVAGSYPEAESLLNEAVKEAINVIKKHDGEGRRLG, encoded by the coding sequence TTGAGCCGAGAGCCTGAGGATGTGCGAGACGGGTATCCAGAGGTTGGAGACCTAATAATCGGGACCGTGAAGCGCATAGTCGGATACGGCGCATACGTCTCTCTAGATGAGTATCCGGGTAAAGAGGGGCTGATCCACATATCCGAGGTATCGACTAAATGGGTTAGGAACATAAAGGATCACCTTAGGGAGGGGGAGAAGCTAGTACTAAAGGTGTTAAGGGTCGATCCCAGCCGTGGACAGATAGACCTCTCCCTCAGAAGGGTTACTGGAAGGGAAAAAGTGGAGAAGATGCTTGAATGGAAGCGCGAGAAGAAGGCCTCCTCCATCTTGAAGGCCGCTGCAGAACAGTTGGGGGGAAGTTTCAATTTAGAGGAGTTGAAAGAAAAATTATTGTCGAAGTATGCCTCGGTATACGAGGCTTTGGAAGAGGCCGTGGAGGAGGGCGAAAAGGCATTCAGGGGATTGGAGCTACCCAAGGAGTGGGTCCAGGCGCTCGCGGAGCTCGCTAAGGCCAAGATAAAACTTGAAGAATCTAAGGTAACGGCCACGATCGAGCTTACATGTATAACGCCGGATGGGATAGATGCCATAAAGGAAAGCCTCATGAAGGCTAAGGAGGTGAAAAAACCCCGCAGAGCCAGGATAAGAGCCTATACCATAGGATCACCCAAGTATAGGATAGAAGCAGTTGCGGGAAGTTATCCGGAGGCCGAGAGCCTCCTCAACGAAGCAGTAAAAGAGGCTATAAACGTTATAAAGAAACACGATGGGGAAGGGCGGCGTTTAGGATGA
- a CDS encoding 30S ribosomal protein S27e — MSEADLIPRPRSLFLRVKCSSCGNEQIIFNRASTLIRCRVCDEALAEPTGGKARIKGEAMQELR; from the coding sequence ATGTCGGAGGCCGATTTAATACCGAGGCCGAGGAGCCTTTTCCTAAGAGTTAAATGTAGCAGCTGCGGTAATGAACAGATAATCTTCAACAGGGCCAGCACATTAATAAGGTGCAGGGTCTGCGACGAAGCCCTCGCCGAACCTACAGGCGGGAAAGCGAGGATAAAGGGCGAAGCGATGCAGGAGTTAAGATGA
- a CDS encoding 50S ribosomal protein L44e, whose amino-acid sequence MKIAKEINAYCPRCKRHMEHEVSLYKKGRERALAEGARRHEREKHGYGGQKWPELKKHAKTTKKQLLKLKCKECGYIIYRLGKRLSKLQIE is encoded by the coding sequence ATGAAGATAGCTAAGGAGATCAACGCGTACTGTCCGAGATGCAAAAGGCACATGGAGCATGAGGTCTCATTGTATAAGAAGGGGCGTGAAAGGGCGTTAGCCGAGGGGGCTAGAAGGCATGAAAGGGAGAAGCATGGCTACGGCGGCCAGAAATGGCCGGAGCTTAAGAAGCATGCTAAGACTACGAAGAAGCAGCTTCTAAAATTGAAATGTAAGGAGTGCGGATACATAATCTACCGTCTAGGTAAAAGGCTGAGTAAACTGCAAATCGAGTGA
- a CDS encoding DNA replication complex GINS family protein, giving the protein MGGAYQKLIEAWDRELNSVELQPLCEDFYAEIKEYLEGLKVMGQEEASGIEGALRRRELERAESLFLDLMKRRAMKIFESLILGGAMPDQSKLTVEEKDAVKHLENFKKTLMEGGSLKPQTEKGIKEGREEGEGKLLLRLLKPLPKITGLDLKNYGPFETEDLATLPASNADPLIKRGIAVRVNWDEGGND; this is encoded by the coding sequence TTGGGAGGAGCTTACCAGAAGCTCATCGAAGCATGGGATAGAGAATTAAATAGCGTGGAGCTTCAGCCTTTATGTGAGGATTTTTACGCTGAGATCAAGGAATATTTGGAAGGGCTCAAGGTCATGGGGCAGGAGGAGGCTTCAGGCATTGAAGGTGCGCTCAGGAGGAGGGAGCTCGAGAGGGCGGAATCGTTATTTTTGGACCTAATGAAGAGGAGGGCCATGAAGATCTTCGAATCTTTAATACTTGGCGGAGCGATGCCTGATCAATCCAAATTGACCGTTGAAGAAAAGGATGCTGTGAAACATCTTGAAAATTTTAAGAAAACATTAATGGAGGGGGGTAGCCTAAAACCTCAAACGGAGAAGGGCATAAAGGAGGGGCGCGAGGAAGGCGAGGGGAAGCTGCTGCTCCGCCTCCTGAAACCGCTCCCCAAGATCACGGGGCTCGACCTCAAGAACTACGGCCCCTTCGAAACCGAGGACTTAGCCACCCTCCCAGCAAGCAACGCGGATCCATTGATAAAGAGGGGTATAGCTGTGAGGGTTAACTGGGATGAGGGAGGAAACGATTAG
- a CDS encoding DNA primase small subunit PriS, which yields MEVDDFIKKWFSNYYRTNIDDVISPRSISKREFGFIIFKGRTMVRHRGFKDPGELKRFIIDLTPADAYHSSAYYERPEAGMDEKGWLGSDLIFDIDADHLSLPCKLRHDRWMCLGCGKAGVGDAPESCPKCGGKIREESWICEECLNTAKREVVKLTDFLTDDFGFSQEELHVNFTGHRGYHVHVISDKVSPLGREERKEIVDYVTGTGVDLSLLNLRRENSFLDAPNWMRKILGKLGSKDAVPKGKRQWIKAAQQAINEVSVKIDTVVTTDIHRLIRMEGTLNSKTGMKVVKIPLNRVDLFDPFKDAVAIKGGEAEVYVEEAPRFRLMDQEFGPYSKVKVELPIEAAVLLLCKGRAYPII from the coding sequence TTGGAAGTTGATGACTTCATAAAGAAGTGGTTTTCAAACTATTATAGGACTAACATAGATGACGTAATATCTCCTAGATCTATAAGTAAAAGGGAATTTGGTTTTATAATATTTAAAGGCAGAACCATGGTGAGGCATAGGGGGTTCAAAGATCCGGGGGAGCTAAAAAGATTTATAATCGATTTAACGCCCGCCGACGCGTACCATTCCTCAGCCTATTATGAGAGGCCTGAGGCGGGCATGGATGAAAAGGGATGGCTGGGATCGGATCTAATCTTCGACATAGACGCGGATCACCTCAGCTTGCCCTGTAAGTTGAGGCATGACAGGTGGATGTGCTTGGGCTGCGGCAAAGCAGGAGTGGGAGATGCACCGGAGAGCTGCCCCAAATGCGGAGGCAAAATCCGGGAAGAGAGCTGGATATGCGAGGAATGTTTGAACACAGCCAAGAGGGAGGTCGTCAAACTAACAGATTTCCTCACAGACGATTTCGGCTTCTCCCAGGAAGAACTCCACGTCAACTTCACCGGCCACAGGGGATACCATGTCCACGTGATCAGCGATAAGGTCAGTCCGCTAGGGAGGGAGGAACGCAAAGAAATAGTGGATTATGTCACTGGTACTGGGGTGGACCTCAGCCTTCTAAACCTGCGCAGGGAAAATAGTTTTTTAGACGCCCCTAACTGGATGAGGAAAATCCTTGGAAAACTGGGCTCAAAGGATGCGGTCCCTAAAGGGAAGAGACAGTGGATCAAAGCAGCCCAACAGGCCATAAACGAAGTTTCCGTCAAAATAGACACGGTCGTCACCACAGATATACATAGGTTGATCCGGATGGAGGGAACGCTGAACAGTAAGACGGGTATGAAAGTGGTCAAAATACCTTTAAACAGGGTAGATCTATTCGATCCGTTTAAGGATGCTGTCGCCATTAAAGGCGGTGAAGCCGAGGTATACGTGGAGGAGGCCCCCAGATTCCGTTTGATGGACCAGGAGTTCGGCCCCTATAGCAAAGTGAAGGTTGAGTTGCCTATAGAGGCAGCAGTCCTACTATTATGCAAGGGGAGGGCTTACCCGATAATTTAG
- a CDS encoding DNA primase large subunit PriL, producing the protein MPSITELAKYPFMRKAAEYVKDLDLKMDELMTPQFSPILDRAKERVEQAIRRAEIHGWGQRDEIELLSFPAAMFIVGSLRKDRLTKRYALAEAKRAYRYLREEDLDTIRDIAEEFSWDLVELDEDPVRLGVHFADYLRNSIWIRESRWRLANRRVEGGRVILTRDECARLLQEEVRRRIEEKINGGVQVRFRDDIKPVLDELGQLCEALPSESIYVAGGEISLAAFPPCIKALYEDLASGRNVSHIGRFTLTSFLVNIGVSLDEVLKLFSGASDFDLEKTRYQVEHISGFRGAGRKYTPPKCATLRTHGLCANPDGTCSNMRHPLLYYKRKMDALARVKKFGS; encoded by the coding sequence ATGCCCTCAATAACCGAATTGGCGAAGTATCCTTTCATGAGAAAGGCTGCGGAATACGTGAAAGATCTAGACCTCAAAATGGATGAATTGATGACCCCCCAATTTTCACCGATATTGGATAGGGCGAAAGAAAGGGTAGAACAAGCTATACGAAGGGCTGAGATTCATGGATGGGGTCAGAGGGATGAGATAGAACTCTTATCGTTTCCCGCTGCGATGTTCATAGTGGGTTCTTTGAGGAAGGATCGCCTGACAAAGAGGTATGCTTTGGCTGAGGCCAAGCGTGCTTACCGGTACCTCAGGGAGGAGGACCTGGACACTATAAGGGATATAGCTGAGGAATTTTCATGGGACCTCGTGGAGCTGGATGAGGATCCCGTCCGCCTTGGAGTACATTTCGCCGATTATCTTAGGAATTCCATCTGGATAAGAGAGTCTAGATGGCGCCTTGCAAACAGGAGGGTTGAGGGCGGGCGTGTGATCCTAACTAGAGATGAGTGCGCTAGACTTTTGCAGGAGGAGGTTAGGAGGAGGATCGAGGAGAAGATAAATGGAGGCGTTCAAGTTCGGTTTAGGGATGATATCAAGCCGGTGTTGGATGAGTTAGGGCAGCTATGTGAGGCTCTGCCATCCGAGTCTATCTATGTCGCTGGTGGAGAGATATCGCTGGCAGCATTCCCCCCTTGTATAAAGGCCCTGTACGAAGACTTGGCATCCGGGAGGAATGTATCCCATATCGGAAGGTTCACCCTCACTTCCTTTCTAGTGAACATAGGTGTTTCGCTCGATGAAGTTTTAAAACTTTTTAGTGGGGCCTCGGACTTCGATCTGGAAAAGACGCGTTATCAAGTGGAGCATATAAGCGGGTTCAGAGGGGCGGGTAGGAAGTATACGCCGCCGAAGTGTGCGACCCTCAGAACCCATGGACTCTGCGCTAATCCCGATGGGACATGCAGTAATATGAGGCATCCTCTACTCTACTATAAGCGTAAGATGGATGCTTTAGCCCGAGTGAAAAAATTTGGAAGTTGA
- the pcn gene encoding proliferating cell nuclear antigen (pcna), which translates to MFKAVISDAKLFRNLMSAVSTLVEEANFDLDPGGLKVRAMDPSHVAMVDLDLPKDAFQEYECSQYATVRLSLDGLIRLLKRAKPNETIEITYNVETRKIELTVKDEVKKEFRISTLEAVEEKAPTPKIAFRAKVKMASTSLKEIIEDAQAIGDSVAFEATPEKFTVLVEGELNAARFELDNDSPAVIEFAVDEPSKASFNLTYLADMVRAGASSSEILSLEFSTNMPLKLEFPLPQSGALSYYLAPRIEAE; encoded by the coding sequence TTGTTTAAGGCTGTAATTTCGGATGCGAAACTGTTCAGGAACCTCATGTCCGCAGTATCCACATTGGTGGAGGAGGCTAACTTCGATTTAGATCCCGGCGGATTGAAGGTAAGGGCCATGGACCCTTCCCATGTAGCGATGGTGGATCTAGACCTGCCGAAGGATGCCTTCCAGGAATATGAATGTTCCCAGTACGCTACTGTACGGTTGAGCCTAGACGGGTTGATTAGGCTGCTGAAGAGGGCTAAGCCGAACGAGACGATAGAGATAACCTATAACGTGGAGACGAGGAAGATCGAGTTAACCGTCAAAGACGAGGTTAAGAAGGAGTTCAGAATTTCAACTCTGGAGGCCGTGGAGGAGAAGGCCCCCACACCCAAGATCGCCTTCAGAGCGAAGGTGAAAATGGCCTCTACGTCGTTGAAGGAGATCATAGAGGATGCGCAGGCCATAGGGGATAGCGTGGCGTTCGAGGCCACCCCTGAAAAATTCACGGTTTTAGTCGAGGGCGAGTTAAATGCGGCTAGATTTGAACTGGATAATGACAGCCCCGCAGTAATAGAGTTCGCGGTCGATGAGCCTTCCAAAGCCTCTTTCAACCTCACGTATTTAGCGGATATGGTAAGGGCAGGGGCCTCATCTTCGGAGATTCTCAGCCTAGAGTTCTCCACTAATATGCCGTTGAAGCTCGAGTTCCCATTGCCCCAATCGGGGGCCTTATCCTATTATCTAGCTCCAAGGATAGAAGCTGAATAG
- a CDS encoding transcription factor S — MKFCPKCGIIMAPVKRENSIILRCPKCGFETKEADKALSRVRREKEKVIVIERKAQEIRTLPKARVECPRCGHNEAFYWIVQTRGADESSTQFFRCTKCGYTWREMS; from the coding sequence ATGAAATTTTGTCCTAAATGCGGAATAATAATGGCCCCGGTGAAAAGGGAGAATTCCATAATTCTGAGATGTCCGAAATGCGGATTCGAGACGAAAGAGGCTGATAAAGCCCTTTCAAGGGTTAGAAGAGAAAAGGAGAAGGTTATAGTCATAGAGAGGAAGGCTCAGGAGATAAGGACCCTCCCAAAGGCTAGGGTTGAATGTCCTAGATGTGGACATAACGAGGCGTTCTACTGGATAGTTCAAACTAGGGGCGCTGACGAGTCCTCAACCCAATTCTTTAGGTGCACTAAATGCGGCTATACTTGGCGTGAAATGTCTTAG
- a CDS encoding MgtC/SapB family protein has product MILESELEGLFRLLLAVGLAFPIGYERERTHKPAGLRTHMLIALGSAALTFASLKGFPGSDPARVAAYVVAGIGFVGAGAIIRERDKVVGITTAASLWISASIGLSSGAGLYLIASATSALGYIILSAKSMEVGLLGKGGG; this is encoded by the coding sequence ATGATCCTGGAATCGGAGCTTGAAGGCTTATTTAGGTTGTTGTTAGCGGTTGGCTTGGCTTTCCCCATAGGCTATGAGAGGGAGAGGACGCATAAACCTGCCGGTTTAAGGACGCATATGCTCATAGCCTTAGGCTCAGCCGCCCTCACCTTCGCCTCCCTGAAGGGGTTCCCAGGCTCCGATCCAGCCAGAGTTGCCGCCTACGTTGTGGCGGGCATAGGATTCGTAGGGGCTGGGGCCATAATAAGGGAGAGGGATAAAGTGGTGGGGATAACCACCGCCGCGTCCCTCTGGATAAGCGCCAGCATAGGGTTAAGCTCGGGTGCAGGCCTATATCTTATAGCCTCAGCAACTTCGGCCTTGGGCTACATCATACTCAGCGCCAAATCCATGGAGGTGGGTCTCCTCGGGAAGGGAGGGGGTTAA
- a CDS encoding UPF0280 family protein: MAYKETRAYLKVDDKDVGLEILNRLYRARRLLDIYLRIHPEFFRSLSPVDPKPSAPEAALIMAEAAHRAGVGPSAAVAGALIDAALDGVGASHILLENGGEVYAKVNRETRIGIYAGPSPFTGKLALTLRGGDPPIGVGTSSASVGYALTFGEADAATAIADDAALADAAATAICNAVEGPDPAWLRSGINAAKRIKGLRGAIIIKGSNMMAWGSLPEISIIRCPLQTSHRSDLGISFYPEWKLK; this comes from the coding sequence ATGGCATACAAGGAGACACGAGCGTACCTTAAGGTGGACGATAAGGATGTGGGCTTAGAAATTTTAAATAGATTATATAGGGCTAGGAGGCTCCTCGACATATACCTGAGGATACACCCAGAATTCTTCAGATCCCTATCTCCAGTAGACCCCAAACCCTCGGCGCCCGAGGCAGCCCTCATAATGGCTGAAGCCGCTCACAGGGCTGGTGTGGGCCCATCGGCCGCCGTGGCTGGAGCCCTGATAGACGCTGCATTGGACGGCGTGGGGGCAAGCCACATACTCCTGGAGAACGGAGGCGAGGTCTACGCCAAAGTTAACCGGGAGACGAGGATAGGAATATATGCTGGTCCTTCGCCGTTCACAGGCAAGCTCGCGCTCACCCTCAGGGGCGGGGATCCACCTATCGGGGTAGGGACGAGCTCAGCCTCCGTGGGATACGCGCTAACCTTCGGGGAGGCCGATGCGGCCACGGCTATAGCCGACGATGCAGCCCTGGCGGACGCAGCCGCCACAGCGATATGCAACGCGGTAGAAGGCCCGGATCCAGCATGGCTTAGGAGCGGCATAAACGCCGCTAAGAGGATTAAGGGCTTGAGGGGCGCCATAATAATTAAGGGCTCAAACATGATGGCGTGGGGCAGCCTACCAGAGATATCGATCATTCGATGCCCCCTCCAAACGAGTCATCGATCCGACCTAGGGATCAGTTTTTATCCCGAATGGAAGCTAAAATAG
- a CDS encoding 4Fe-4S binding protein, whose protein sequence is MKVELRFDTEIVNEPAITSVALEKKVLLNILRAQVDEHGGRVLIEIPDEAADEVIEAFERRRVKAYRRTLIEINERCMSCGHCITLCPVDALYRDELDLTVRVNADGCIQCGRCVDACPMRAIILLR, encoded by the coding sequence TTGAAGGTTGAACTCAGATTCGACACCGAGATAGTGAATGAGCCGGCCATAACCTCCGTCGCGTTGGAGAAGAAGGTCCTCCTGAACATACTTAGGGCTCAAGTGGATGAGCATGGAGGCAGGGTTCTAATAGAGATACCCGATGAGGCGGCGGATGAAGTCATCGAGGCCTTTGAGAGGAGGAGGGTTAAGGCGTACCGGCGGACCCTAATAGAGATAAATGAGAGGTGCATGAGCTGCGGCCATTGCATCACCCTATGCCCTGTGGACGCCTTATACAGGGATGAGCTGGACTTGACCGTTAGGGTGAACGCCGATGGCTGCATCCAATGCGGAAGGTGCGTCGACGCTTGCCCCATGCGAGCCATAATCCTCCTGAGATAA
- a CDS encoding homocysteine biosynthesis protein, with protein sequence MRTIEEINEKIKEGSVVAVTAEEMGIIVEEKGPERAAEEVDVVTTGTFGAMCSSGAFLNFGHSDPPIKMERVTLNGVEAYHGNAAVDCYIGATKMDPERPFEYGGGHVIEDLVAGKTIHVEAEAYGTDCYPRRRVETDITIEDLNQAILCNPRNAYQRYNAATNSGDEVIYTYMGKLLPDYGNASFSGSGLLSPLSNDPDYETIGVGTRIFLGGGIGYIIGEGTQHDPKNRFGTLMVKGDLKRMNPRYLRGASFTGYGTSLYVGIGVPIPILNVGLAEKTGLKDEDIWTDLLDYGVPRRVRPVVKRTNYGELKSGKLEVDGREIPVQPLSSLKVAREIAETLKEWILSGVFYLSEPVERLPLDVEFKPMKVTGEPEARMVMESAVTCSMDEDLREAAEKIVRGEVNHILVTDEGGYLKGIVTSFDVTRAVAEGFRSLKEVMTTKVITVRPEELLGSCIQKMEEHKISALPVVDKDGRVMGIVTAEGIAKALGRRRF encoded by the coding sequence ATTCGAACCATAGAGGAGATAAACGAGAAGATAAAGGAGGGATCCGTCGTAGCCGTAACCGCCGAGGAGATGGGGATAATCGTCGAGGAGAAGGGCCCTGAGAGGGCGGCCGAGGAGGTGGATGTGGTTACGACCGGGACCTTCGGAGCCATGTGCAGCTCAGGCGCATTCCTAAACTTCGGCCATTCCGACCCGCCTATAAAGATGGAGAGGGTGACTTTGAACGGGGTGGAGGCGTACCATGGAAACGCCGCCGTGGACTGCTATATAGGGGCCACCAAGATGGATCCTGAAAGGCCCTTCGAGTACGGCGGAGGACACGTCATCGAGGATCTGGTCGCAGGTAAGACCATCCACGTGGAGGCTGAAGCTTATGGAACCGACTGCTACCCTAGACGGCGTGTGGAGACCGACATAACCATAGAGGATCTGAACCAGGCAATATTATGCAACCCGAGGAACGCTTATCAACGATATAATGCGGCAACGAACAGCGGGGACGAAGTAATATATACCTATATGGGCAAGCTCCTCCCGGACTATGGGAACGCCTCCTTCAGCGGCTCAGGCCTTCTAAGCCCCCTATCCAACGATCCGGATTATGAAACCATCGGGGTGGGGACGAGGATCTTCCTAGGGGGAGGTATAGGCTACATAATAGGGGAGGGGACGCAGCATGACCCTAAGAATAGGTTCGGAACCCTCATGGTGAAGGGGGACCTCAAGAGGATGAACCCTAGATATCTGAGGGGGGCATCCTTCACAGGATACGGCACCTCCCTATACGTGGGAATAGGGGTTCCCATACCGATACTCAACGTTGGATTGGCTGAAAAAACCGGCTTGAAGGATGAGGATATATGGACCGATCTGCTGGACTACGGGGTCCCGAGGAGGGTTAGACCCGTAGTGAAGCGCACGAACTATGGGGAGTTGAAGTCTGGGAAGTTGGAGGTGGATGGTAGGGAGATCCCGGTTCAACCATTGTCGAGCCTTAAGGTTGCGAGGGAGATCGCCGAAACCTTGAAGGAGTGGATCCTCTCGGGGGTCTTCTATCTCTCGGAGCCCGTGGAGAGGCTGCCGCTCGACGTGGAGTTCAAGCCCATGAAGGTTACGGGCGAGCCTGAAGCCCGTATGGTAATGGAATCCGCTGTGACCTGCTCCATGGATGAGGATCTGAGGGAAGCCGCTGAAAAGATAGTCCGAGGGGAAGTAAACCATATACTAGTCACGGATGAAGGGGGGTATCTGAAGGGCATAGTCACATCCTTCGATGTAACCAGGGCCGTCGCCGAAGGCTTTAGAAGCCTAAAAGAGGTTATGACGACTAAGGTTATAACCGTTAGGCCTGAAGAACTCTTAGGGTCATGTATCCAGAAGATGGAGGAGCATAAGATATCGGCTCTGCCGGTGGTCGATAAAGATGGTAGGGTTATGGGGATAGTAACCGCTGAAGGGATAGCCAAGGCCTTAGGGAGGAGGAGATTTTGA